The Lucilia cuprina isolate Lc7/37 chromosome 5, ASM2204524v1, whole genome shotgun sequence genome includes a window with the following:
- the LOC124419936 gene encoding uncharacterized protein LOC124419936, with amino-acid sequence MTMTDLKNRPLQRLPYRPMSAEPILHRSHFHHPTPQKLPSTSTSSSTACNSSQQQQQQQQQLLQQQAPPLPTNSYLHPSSQTNIGHYHRYTSHHASLRHLGGFGSRLAGNSSSTSKIMGPTYYHSSTTHNTPQKQFMYKTSNTNTNDDSSCMGLIDQTHFDNQHQEYGCDDHRSRRMSETHVLPHADYEQDVVSKGFSNSFFVNILG; translated from the exons ATGACCATGACGGATTTGAAAAAtcg acCTTTACAACGTTTACCCTATCGACCCATGTCGGCCGAACCGATTTTACATCGTTCTCACTTTCATCATCCCACACCACAAAAACTGCCATCAACATCTACATCCTCATCAACAGCATGTAATTCAtcccaacagcaacaacaacaacaacagcaactattACAACAACAAGCGCCACCACTGCCAACCAATTCATATTTACATCCCTCTTCACAAACCAATATCGGTCATTATCATCGCTATACCAGTCATCATGCCTCATTGCGTCATCTTGGTGGCTTTGGTTCACGTTTGGCCGGTAACTCATCATCAACATCGAAAATAATGGGACCAACTTATTATCACAGCAGTACCACCCATAATACTCCACAAAAGCAGTTTATGTACAAAACTTCTAATACAAATACTAACGACGACAGCAGTTGCATGGGCCTCATCGATCAAACGCATTTTGACAATCAACATCAG GAATACGGCTGTGATGACCATAGGTCCCGAAGAATGAGTGAAACCCATGTACTGCCCCACGCGGACTATGAACAAGATGTGGTGAGTAAAGGATTttctaatagtttttttgttaatatattagGCTAG
- the LOC111685211 gene encoding uncharacterized protein LOC111685211 isoform X5, producing MRLGGGVPYDGDPPTMSATGNDYAELCDLGPTRWSSRGYYHVPPPAAHSSSLHPSILQTSTQSSSSVPTGGSAGLTAHHLRATHPPPPTSSYEAEDIGGTTYGMTTPPPGVSGLTSSYAVNSRIGNSTSSLRTGSAAAAVAAGVGVSSAGVGGRPGLYYSPPGTSYTIIERPHSPHYYYNSAGVATKGGSLPGRGSAYLSSSPSNFMNSMSGTLPTSTAARHGLATGSAAANGNKKRPISPEQVLRMFGATQSSSVPTSSYHYSNGTRDRTGRRSPASSPPSTTHQIYRERERDRGIPSMHDLTTRTVNMSRDQQIDHGFGICVKGGKDSGLGVYISRIEENSVAERAGLRPGDTILEVNGTPFTSINHEEALKRCVQILKSSRQISMTVRAPPTLNSTAPLHGFGPPSRDPMYASMAPLLPQQSALPPGASIGTSPSGGPLPYRQTCSWMDRHGRPASPPMEYGGRRSERRDRIRRVELLIEPGQSLGLMIRGGVEYGLGIFVTGVDKESVADRAGLMVGDEILEVNGQSFQDVTHDEAVSQLKYHKRMSLVIRDVGKVPHSCTSIEMEPYDAYSPTGTRARRKGQITAMVEEKARSLLPRHHFASLSYYIAEYCAKAMTIDAFVAVLLEMLDTYEKHTLVTEIRELIFPEDRTRYDELVYRRERDPYSGERLRRKGESARDLPVSFLEDLFYDTDTYY from the exons ATGCGCCTTGGGGGTGGTGTACCATACGACGGCGACCCCCCGACAATGAGCGCTACTGGCAACGACTATGCCGAATTATGCGATCTTGGACCTACGCGATGGAGTTCGCGTGGCTACTATCATGTACCACCACCCGCTGCGCACAGTTCATCCTTGCATCCTAGCATACTGCAAACATCCACCCAATCGTCATCCAGTGTACCAACGGGTGGCTCAGCCGGTCTTACGGCCCATCATTTACGTGCCACCCACCCACCACCACCAACAAGCAGTTACGAAGCTGAAGACATTGGCGGCACCACATACGGCATGACAACACCACCGCCCGGTGTCAGCGGTTTGACCAGCAGTTACGCCGTCAACTCACGCATTGGCAATAGTACCAGCTCACTGCGCACAGGATCAGCAGCGGCAGCCGTTGCTGCTGGTGTGGGTGTAAGTTCCGCTGGTGTAGGTGGACGTCCTGGTCTTTACTATTCGCCGCCGGGTACTTCGTACACCATCATTGAACGACCTCATTCGCCGCACTACTATTACAATTCGGCGGGAGTGGCCACCAAGGGTGGTTCTTTGCCGGGTCGTGGTTCAGCGTATCTCTCATCGTCTCCCTCGAATTTTATGAACAGCATGAGTGGGACATTGCCCACATCTACGGCGGCCCGTCATGGCTTGGCGACGGGCTCTGCTGCTGCGAATGGCAATAAGAAAAGACCCATTTCACCGGAGCAGGTGTTGCGCATGTTTGGCGCTACGCAATCATCTTCAGTTCCTACTAGCAGTTATCATTATAGTAATGGTACCAGAGATCGCACTGGTCGTCGTAGTCCAGCCAGTAGTCCGCCATCAACAACGCATCAG ATCTACCGCGAAAGAGAACGAGATCGTGGTATACCCAGTATGCATGATTTAACTACAAGAACTGTTAATATGTCTCGTGATCAGCAGATAGATCATGGTTTTGGTATATGTGTTAAAGGAGGTAAAGACTCAG GCCTTGGTGTTTATATTTCACGCATCGAGGAAAATTCTGTAGCTGAACGTGCTGGTTTGCGTCCCGGTGATACTATCCTAGAGGTGAATGGCACTCCATTCACTTCAATTAATCACGAGGAAGCATTAAAA AGATGTGTGCAGATATTGAAATCATCACGTCAAATCAGTATGACGGTACGTGCACCACCTACGCTTAATTCAACGGCGCCACTGCATGGTTTTGGACCACCCTCGCGTGATCCCATGTATGCATCGATGGCCCCCCTGCTGCCACAACAGTCTGCACTGCCACCGGGTGCTAGTATAGGAACATCACCATCGGGTGGGCCATTGCCATATCGGCAGACGTGCTCCTGGATGGATCGTCATGGTAGACCCGCCTCACCGCCCATGGAATATGGGGGCAGGAGAAGTGAACGAAGAGATCG AATACGCCGTGTCGAATTGCTAATAGAACCGGGTCAATCATTGGGACTTATGATACGTGGTGGCGTTGAATATGGTCTGGGCATATTTGTGACCGGCGTCGATAAGGAGAGTGTTGCCGATCGGGCGGGTTTAATGGTGGGCGATGAAATACTCGAAGTTAATGGTCAATCCTTTCAAGATGTCACCCACGACGAGGCTGTTAGTCAGTTAAAATACCACAAACGTATGTCACTAGTGATACGTGATGTGGGTAAAGTGCCACATTCCTGTACCTCCATAGAAATGGAGCCATATGATGCTTATAGTCCTACGGGGACAAG AGCACGACGAAAAGGTCAAATCACCGCCATGGTAGAGGAGAAGGCTCGCTCTCTTTTACCCCGCCACCATTTTGCAAGTCTTTCGTATTATATAGCCGAATATTGTGCGAAAGCAATGACCATAGATGCCTTTGTAGCCGTCTTATTAGAAATGTTAGATACATATGAAAAG CATACACTAGTGACGGAAATCCGTGAACTTATATTTCCTGAGGATCGTACTCGTTATGATGAATTAGTTTATCGACGAGAACGTGATCCTTATAGTGGCGAAAGATTAAGG cgTAAAGGAGAAAGTGCGCGTGATTTGCCGGTAAGCTTTTTAGAAGATTTGTTCTACGACACTGACacttattattaa
- the LOC111685226 gene encoding uncharacterized protein LOC111685226: MESYLTEIKQLRIPRPKYEPSGNSPPRSDYYPLARPFTPPRDYQLTNESILSSHQRSYQEGGDDFRPSVHQKI; this comes from the coding sequence ATGGAATCCTATTTAACGGAAATTAAACAATTACGCATACCACGCCCTAAATATGAACCCAGTGGTAATAGTCCACCACGCAGTGATTACTATCCCTTGGCTAGACCGTTTACACCACCCAGAGATTATCAACTAACGAATGAATCAATATTGTCATCACATCAGCGTTCTTATCAAGAGGGTGGTGATGATTTTCGACCATCAGTGCatcagaaaatttaa